The Winogradskyella schleiferi genome has a window encoding:
- a CDS encoding acyl-[acyl-carrier-protein] thioesterase: protein MKFDNYFDQQFELRYFEMNELGLATPTIMLGLLEETAADHCYAINHSLFDLFEKKVGWVLVSGILQMDRYPSYKEKITIRTWLSHYSSIKGYRENIIFDDNQNIIGRAKGLWVFFDIEKRRPLPIFNDIKEKWSYFNTSSIEHDIKKKINAIDIADHTNEFKVNRFDTDMNKHVNNIRYLQWVIESIPEDIVDHYYLHTIDGRFIAEAQYGDTVLSQTKVLSFPNAFEHTIKVDGSDKICATATTHWKKY from the coding sequence ATGAAGTTTGATAATTATTTTGATCAGCAATTTGAATTGAGATATTTTGAAATGAATGAACTAGGCTTGGCAACACCTACAATTATGCTAGGCTTATTAGAAGAAACTGCCGCAGACCACTGCTATGCTATTAATCATAGTTTGTTTGATCTATTCGAAAAAAAAGTAGGTTGGGTTTTAGTGTCTGGAATTTTACAAATGGACCGCTACCCTAGTTATAAAGAAAAAATCACCATTAGAACTTGGTTATCCCACTACTCCTCTATTAAAGGCTATAGAGAAAATATAATTTTTGATGATAACCAAAATATTATAGGCAGAGCTAAAGGCTTATGGGTTTTCTTTGATATTGAAAAACGACGACCACTCCCTATTTTTAATGACATTAAAGAAAAGTGGTCTTACTTTAACACCTCCTCTATTGAGCATGATATTAAGAAAAAGATTAATGCGATAGACATTGCCGATCATACCAATGAGTTTAAAGTTAACCGATTTGATACAGACATGAATAAGCACGTGAATAATATTAGATATTTACAATGGGTTATTGAGTCTATACCAGAAGATATTGTTGATCATTATTATTTACATACCATAGATGGTCGTTTTATTGCTGAAGCGCAATATGGTGATACCGTTTTGTCTCAAACAAAAGTATTGTCATTTCCAAATGCTTTTGAGCATACCATAAAAGTTGACGGTAGCGATAAGATATGTGCGACTGCGACTACGCATTGGAAAAAGTATTGA
- the meaB gene encoding methylmalonyl Co-A mutase-associated GTPase MeaB — MKNYKPKNRLSPKAYIDGILSGDRVILSRAITIIESNLESDKLLAKEIVQEILPSSGKSIRIGITGVPGVGKSTFIEAFGLYLVKEGHKVAILSIDPSSQRSKGSILGDKTRMEELANLQNAYIRPSASGDTLGGVANKTGETMLLCEAAGYDVILIETVGVGQSETAVHGMTDFFLLLMLAGAGDELQGIKKGIMEMADMLVINKADGDNITQSKIAKRQYQNALHIFPLSESGWSPVVSTASSVKNIGISNVWKEILKYKAHVDANGYFLKNRNHQQIKWMYNNINEELKRLFYNSKDIKSELSILEKEVIAAEISPVKAAQQIIDKFKKSF; from the coding sequence ATGAAAAACTATAAACCCAAAAACAGACTAAGTCCAAAGGCCTACATAGACGGGATTTTAAGTGGTGATCGTGTCATTTTATCTCGAGCAATCACAATTATAGAAAGTAATTTAGAAAGTGATAAATTATTGGCTAAAGAAATCGTTCAAGAGATTTTACCAAGTTCAGGCAAATCAATTCGTATTGGTATTACAGGAGTTCCCGGCGTTGGAAAAAGTACGTTTATAGAAGCTTTTGGGTTGTATTTAGTTAAAGAAGGTCATAAAGTCGCAATTTTATCCATAGATCCAAGTAGTCAACGTTCAAAAGGTAGCATTTTAGGAGATAAAACCCGAATGGAAGAATTGGCTAATTTACAAAACGCTTATATTAGACCTTCTGCTTCAGGAGATACTTTAGGAGGTGTCGCAAACAAAACAGGCGAAACCATGTTACTTTGCGAAGCTGCAGGATATGATGTTATTTTAATTGAAACGGTTGGTGTTGGTCAATCTGAAACAGCCGTTCATGGTATGACGGATTTCTTCTTATTACTAATGTTAGCTGGTGCTGGTGATGAATTGCAAGGCATTAAAAAAGGCATTATGGAAATGGCAGATATGCTGGTGATTAATAAAGCTGATGGCGATAATATTACCCAGAGTAAAATCGCAAAAAGACAATATCAAAATGCCTTACATATTTTTCCTTTATCGGAATCTGGATGGAGTCCTGTGGTAAGCACCGCTTCTTCGGTTAAGAACATTGGCATATCCAATGTATGGAAAGAAATTTTGAAGTACAAAGCGCATGTTGATGCTAATGGTTATTTCTTAAAAAATAGAAACCATCAACAAATAAAATGGATGTATAATAATATTAATGAAGAATTAAAGCGGCTGTTTTACAATTCAAAAGATATTAAAAGTGAACTTTCCATTTTAGAAAAAGAAGTTATTGCTGCAGAAATCTCTCCCGTTAAAGCGGCACAGCAAATCATAGATAAGTTTAAAAAATCGTTTTAA
- the scpA gene encoding methylmalonyl-CoA mutase, with amino-acid sequence MQPDFSDIKLNSAVKQTVEPSKSQDIWNTPEGIPVKKHFTKDDIADAEHLSFSAGVPPFLRGPYSAMYAMRPWTIRQYAGFSTAEESNAFYRRNLAAGQKGLSVAFDLATHRGYDSDHPRVTGDVGKAGVAIDSILDMEILFDQIPLDKMSVSMTMNGAVLPIMAFYIAAAKKQGVSLDQLSGTIQNDILKEFMVRNTYIYPPLPSMKIIGDIFDYTTKNMPKFNSISISGYHMQEAGATADIELAYTLADGMEYIRTGLKSGLKIDEFAPRLSFFWAVGMNHFMEIAKMRAARMLWAKIIKSFNPKNPKSMALRTHSQTSGWSLSEQDPFNNVARTCIEAMAATLGGTQSLHTNALDEAIALPTDFSARIARNTQIFIQDETQMTKSVDPWAGSYYVEYLTQEIAKKAWKLIEEVEELGGMAKAIETGVPKLRIEEASARKQARLDSGQDILVGVNKFKTTEKSNIQILEVDNTVVRNSQIERLNKMKAERNSEVVAAKLKALEACAGGAKGNLLELAVEAAENFATLGEISDALEVHFGRHKADTKLISGVYGKEVDNDSTFAKAQQLADKFAEIEGRRPRVMIAKMGQDGHDRGAKVVASSFADLGFDVDMGSLFQTPEEVAKQAIENDVHFVGASSLAAGHKTLIPQLIGELEKLGRPDIMVFAGGVIPAQDYDYLLERKVVAIFGPGTVISEAAMTIMDKYLEQD; translated from the coding sequence AAAAAGCCAAGACATTTGGAATACACCTGAAGGCATTCCCGTAAAAAAACATTTTACAAAAGATGATATTGCCGATGCAGAGCACTTAAGTTTTTCTGCTGGTGTACCACCTTTTTTAAGAGGTCCTTACAGCGCTATGTATGCGATGCGACCTTGGACAATTAGACAATATGCAGGTTTTTCAACTGCGGAAGAGTCCAATGCATTTTACAGAAGAAATTTAGCAGCAGGACAAAAAGGATTGTCCGTGGCATTCGATTTAGCCACGCACAGAGGTTATGATTCCGATCATCCGCGTGTCACAGGTGATGTTGGTAAAGCTGGTGTTGCCATAGATTCTATTTTAGATATGGAAATTTTGTTTGATCAAATTCCATTAGATAAAATGTCGGTGTCTATGACTATGAATGGCGCAGTACTGCCAATTATGGCCTTCTATATAGCTGCAGCTAAGAAACAAGGCGTTTCATTGGATCAACTTTCAGGAACCATTCAAAATGATATTCTAAAGGAATTTATGGTGCGTAATACCTACATATATCCACCATTACCTTCTATGAAAATTATTGGTGATATCTTTGATTATACCACTAAAAATATGCCGAAGTTTAATTCCATTTCTATTAGTGGTTACCATATGCAAGAAGCTGGTGCTACGGCAGATATTGAATTGGCATACACTTTAGCCGATGGTATGGAATACATCAGAACAGGTTTAAAATCTGGTTTAAAGATTGATGAATTTGCACCACGATTATCGTTCTTCTGGGCTGTTGGTATGAATCACTTTATGGAAATTGCTAAAATGCGTGCCGCACGTATGCTTTGGGCAAAAATCATAAAATCATTTAATCCAAAGAACCCAAAATCAATGGCATTGCGTACGCATAGTCAAACGTCTGGTTGGAGTTTAAGTGAGCAAGACCCTTTTAACAATGTCGCTCGTACGTGCATTGAAGCGATGGCTGCGACCTTAGGAGGCACACAATCATTACACACCAATGCTTTGGATGAAGCGATTGCATTACCAACAGATTTCTCTGCTAGGATTGCACGTAACACCCAAATCTTTATTCAAGATGAAACTCAGATGACGAAATCTGTCGATCCTTGGGCTGGTTCTTATTACGTGGAATATTTAACACAAGAAATAGCGAAGAAAGCTTGGAAATTGATTGAAGAAGTCGAAGAACTAGGTGGTATGGCAAAAGCTATTGAAACTGGAGTTCCTAAATTACGTATTGAAGAAGCTTCTGCTCGCAAACAAGCGCGTTTAGATTCTGGTCAAGATATTTTAGTTGGCGTGAATAAATTTAAAACAACTGAAAAATCGAACATACAAATTTTAGAAGTTGACAATACGGTTGTTAGAAATTCTCAAATTGAACGTTTAAATAAAATGAAAGCTGAGCGTAATTCAGAAGTGGTTGCGGCTAAACTTAAAGCCTTAGAAGCCTGTGCTGGAGGCGCTAAAGGCAATTTACTGGAACTAGCAGTTGAAGCTGCTGAAAATTTTGCCACTTTAGGTGAAATATCTGATGCATTAGAAGTTCATTTTGGAAGACATAAAGCAGATACTAAATTAATAAGTGGTGTGTACGGAAAAGAAGTCGATAACGATAGTACGTTTGCAAAAGCGCAGCAATTAGCTGATAAATTTGCAGAAATCGAAGGTCGAAGACCACGAGTTATGATTGCAAAAATGGGTCAGGATGGACATGATAGAGGCGCCAAAGTTGTGGCTTCTAGTTTTGCAGATTTAGGTTTTGATGTGGATATGGGATCATTATTCCAAACGCCTGAAGAAGTGGCGAAACAAGCCATTGAAAACGATGTTCACTTTGTAGGTGCATCGAGTTTAGCGGCTGGTCATAAAACATTAATTCCTCAATTAATTGGCGAATTAGAAAAATTAGGCCGACCAGATATTATGGTTTTTGCAGGAGGCGTTATTCCTGCACAAGATTATGATTATCTATTAGAAAGAAAAGTTGTTGCTATTTTTGGTCCTGGAACTGTGATTTCAGAAGCAGCAATGACTATTATGGATAAATATTTAGAACAGGATTAG